A segment of the Vicingaceae bacterium genome:
GGAGCATATGTTGCAAAAACTTGGATGGAATCCGCAAAAATTACTATCTGTTTTATTGCAATTAGAATTAAAAGGTAAAATAACGGCATTACCCGGAAAATTTTTTTCTCCTGTCTAAAAAATGGATTAAATTCATAATAATTTAGAATTATTTCTACATTTGCCCTTACAATAAAAAATTTTATTTATGAGTGTTGCGAAATCATTAAAAAGTAAAATCAATGATTTTTTAAATTATGTGGAGAAAAGAAATCCCAATGAACCTGAGTTTCTACAGGCAGTTAAAGAAGTAGCCGAAACAATCATTCCGTTCATTGAAGAAAATCCGCAATATAAAGATAAAATGTTGTTGGAACGCATGGTCGAACCTGAAAGGGTGGTAATGTTCAGAGTACCATGGGTCGACGATAAGGGCAACATTCATGTCAACAGGGGTTTCCGTGTGCAAATGAACAGTGCCATTGGTCCTTATAAAGGAGGCATTCGTTTCCATCCTTCTGTCAATCTCAGTAAAATGAAGTTTCTTGCATTTGAACAAACTTTTAAAAATGCTTTGACCACCCTGCCCCTCGGAGGCGGAAAAGGTGGTTCGGATTTTGACCCTCGCGGAAGGTCAGAATTGGAAATAATGCGTTTTTGCTATAGCTTTATGAACGAGCTCTATCGCCATATTGGTCCGGACTCTGATGTACCGGCAGGAGATATTGGTGTGGGCATCAGAGAAATCGGATTTATGTTTGCCCAGTACAAAAAAATAACCAACAATTTCCATGGAGTATTCACCGGCAAGGGGCTTTCGTGGGGTGGTTCTTTAATCAGGCCTGAAGCAACAGGATTTGGTGCTGTTTATTTTGCCCGTGAAGTAATGAAATTTCATGGAGAAGACATTGCCGGAAAAACTGTTGCCGTGAGTGGTTTTGGAAATGTGGCTTGGGGTGTGGTTCAAAAACTCAATGAAGTAGGGGCCAAAGTATTAACTATCTCCGGTCCCGACGGGTTTGTCTATGACAAAGACGGCATCAAAGGCGAAGAAAAAATCGAATTTATGCGCGAAATGCGTGCCAGTAACCGTGACCGCGTGAAGGATTTTGCCGATAAGTTTGGCGTGGAGTTTTATCCTAACAAACGCCCCTGGGTTGTTAAATGTGATATTGCCATGCCTTGTGCCACCGAAAATGAGTTAAATCTGGAAGACGCCAAAGAATTGGTAAAAAACAAAGTAAAATTTGTATGTGAGGTTGCCAATATGCCTACTACATACGATGCATATAAATATTTAACCGAAAATAATGTGATTTTTGTGCCCGGCAAAGCTGCCAATGCAGGAGGCGTGGCTGTGAGTGGTCTTGAGATGACCCAAAATGCCATGCATCTCTCGTGGTCAAGAGAAGAGGTGGACACACGTTTAAAAGACATTATGTCAAATATTCACTTTGTGTGTGTGATGCATGGAAAAGAAAAGAAAAATATAAACTACGTGAAAGGTGCCAACATAGCCGGGTTTATTAAAGTAGCCGATGCAATGCTTGACCAGGGCGTGGTCTAATTTATTTGAAAACCCGCCAAATTACCGCTATCAATACATTGCCGGGTTTGATTCGCTGAGGTTTTTGGCCTTTTTTGCCATATTTCTTTTTCACAACAATTATTTTTCCGAAGGGTATTGGGGAGTCGATTTCTTCTTTACCCTTTCTTCGTTTTTATTAACGTTTCTCGCTTTTCGCGAATATAAAACAAATGGTTCGTTTTCCATAAATAACTTTTTTATGCGGCGGGCTCTCCGCATCTATCCTCTTTATTACCTAACTGTATTTACAAGTTTCTGCATTTTTCCATTATTCTTTGCATTTTCTCTTCCCGGACAATCGTGGAAATATTGGCTCTTTCTTTCAAATTTTGATTATTCAGACAAGTTCTTCCCATTGCAATTTTTATGGTCTATCAGCGCAGAAGAGCAGTTTTATTTACTTTTTATGATCTTATCTCCTTTTTTTCTTCGCAAAATTTATCCCGTCATTCTATTCTTTCTTATTGTGTTTTTAGTATATTCTTTGGCGGCCATAACTATGGATCTTCCTTTTTACAAAACTTTGTTTGCACAGTTTCCTTTGTTTGCTTCAGGCATGTGGTTGGGCTACCGCTTTTCAAATAATAATTTACCCTCTTGGATTTGGTCTGTGGTTTTTTTTGTTGCCGGTTTTTCAGGGTACTTGTTTTTTAGTACTCTTCTTCCGGATATAAAAATAGTGCCCGGAAAATTTTTCTTTTCTTTTGTATTCTCCGGTTTAATCCTGGCTATTTTACATCTTAACAACTCCTCCTTGTTTTTCACATTATCACGCCTGACCGACTTTTTGGGCAGATACACTTATGGGTTGTACGTATACAGCGGTTTTGTTATTTTGGCTTTCAATATTTTATTTCCTGATGACAACACATTGCCGATTTTTGCGGGAAAGTTTGTTACAACCTTGATGGTTGCCATCATAAGTTATCATGTTTGGGAAAAACCTTTTTTAAATTTAAAAGACAAGTTGACAAAAAATTAATCTTGATTTATACAAAAAGTTTATCCTCTGAAACAATCTTCAAAATGACGTATTTCAAATGTTTCCGGGGAAGCAATATAGATATAGACCAGGTCAAAACGGTATTCTTCTTGCCTACCACTGATTTCATAATATTTTTGTGCTGCTTCGATCAAGAGGTTTTCTTTTTTGTTTGAAATCAATTCGGCAGGCTGTTGCCATTGGCCCGTCCTGGTTTTGACTTCAATAAATACTAAAAGATTTTCCTTCAAAGCAATAATATCAATCTCCTTATTTTTATACCTGAAATTCTTTTCAAGAATGATAAATCCTTTCTCTTCCAAATATTTTTCTGCCAATTGTTCACCCAGTTTTCCTGTATCATTATGAATGGCCATGATAGTTTTGTTTTAATACCACTTTTTCTTCGTCTACTTCAAGTATTGCTGAGTGACCGAGTATCAATGCCACATTTTCAAATGTGTGACCTGCCGGAAATCCGGGTGCCACAGGAATATTTTTTTCCTTCACATAACCAAATATAATTTCTTCGGATTCCTGTCCAAAAGGAATTTCATTGTCTTTCATAGAAGTAAAACCTCCGATGATGAGTCCCTGCAACCGATCCAATTGACCGCTACGGTATAAGTTGTTCATCATTCTATCAATATGATAAAGGTACTCATCCAAATCTTCCAAAAACAAAATCATGTCCATCGGAGGTAATTGTGAGGGCGTTCCACTCAACGAATACAAAATGGATAAATTGCCTCCGGCTATCATCGCTTCTGCTTTGCCCGGTTTGGCGTATGGTTTCAACGAATCAGGAATCTTGTATTGAATTTCAAGGGTTTCACCAAATAATGCTCTTCGCAAACTTTCTGTGGAATTTTGATGGGTTCCCAGGTAAATTTGAATGGGCATGCATGCATGAATAGTAGCTACCCCGCAGTTGGTCAATATATGGGAATGCAATACGGTAACATCACTAAATCCGACAATCCACTTAGGACGATCGCGAAATTTTGAAAAGTCGACCAAATCAATCATTCGGGCTGTGCCGTATCCTCCCCGGCCGCAAACAATGGCCTTGACGTCAGGGTCATCCAATGCTTCTTGAAAATCACGTGAACGGAAATGATCGTCGCCCGCAAACTGATTGTATTGCGCATCGATAGTTTTGCCTGTTTTCACATTTAAACCCCAGCTTTCAAACAATGCTATCGATGGCTTTAATTCTTCATAGGAAATCTTACGTGCCGTAGACAATATTTTGATTGTGTCCCCCGGTTTTAAAAAGGGAGGAATGACAGGAAATTTCAATGTACCGTTTATTTTTATACGGTTAATATCTCTTTTTCTTTTATTTCTATCAGTTTATCTACCTTGGCAATAAATTCATCTGTCAATTTTTGTACATTTTCTTCGGCATCTTTGCATAGATCTTCAGGCAGCCCTTCTTTTTGCATTTTTTTTATTTCATCGTTGGCTTCCTTACGGGCATTGCGGATAGCTATTTTAGCATGTTCGCCCTCTGCCTTGGCTTGTTTGACCAACTGTTTACGTCTTTCTTCAGTCAATGGTGGAATATTCAAAATCACCACTTCGCCGTTGTTTTGAGGGGTTAACCCTATGTTGGAATTAAGAATGGCTTTTTGAATGGGTTCCAGCATTTTCTTTTCCCATGGCTGAATCATGATGGTTCGTGCATCGGGCGTATTGATGTTTGACACTTGATTCAATGGTGTCATGGCTCCATAATATTCCACCAGAATCCCGTCCAACATCATGGGATTGGCTTTTCCTGCACGAATTTTCACCAGCTCGTGTTGAAGGTGCTGTATGGCTTTTTCCATTTGTTCTTTGGCCGCTTCAATAATAATATCTAAATCTTCCATAGTCATAGAATTTTGCGGGCTAAAATACAACTTTTATATCAATTTTCGGCATTCTTCCGTTTAGATTATCACTTAAAAAAAATTTATGATATTTGTAAAAAAATAAAAGTGAACGGCAGGTCTTTGTTAATCATGTTTTTTTGTTTCACACTTGTGTCTTGTTATTACGACAAGGAAGAGTATCTATACCCCGACGATTTTGCAAATATATGCGACACTACCAATACTACCTATACAAAAGACATTGCTCCCATAATCGACCAATACTGTGTTTCTTGTCATGGAACGTCTTCTCCAAAAGCCGGCATTTCGTTAACCTCCTACAACGAGGTCAAATCGGTGGCACAAAGTGGCAAGCTCAAAGGGGTGATCAACGGTGAGCCGGGATATTCGAAGATGCCTCCTTCCGGACTGTTGGACGAATGCAAGAGAAATAAAATCAACAACTGGATCAATCAAAACATGCCACAATAGTTGTTAATTTCAATTTGTTATGAAGCAAAAAAAATCAATTACATTAATTTCCTCATTAGCATTGACCATAATTTTTCTAAATATCCAGGGGTGCAAACATCATCCTGTGATAGAACCTAAAGAACATTGCTTCAAAACCGAAGTTTTGCCCATATTTCTTCAAAATTGTACCAACTCGGGTTGTCATAATTCGATTGATAAAGCCGAGGGTTATGATTTTACCCATTATGACGGGATTCTTCAAGGTCTAAAACCTTATGACCCGGAAGATAGCAAAATCTACAAATACATCAATAAAACCGATGAAGATAAGATGCCTCCGGACCCCTACCCTCCACTAACAAGCGAGCAAAAACTCATTATCTATGAATGGATTGCTGCCGGAGCAAAAAATGACCCTAATTGCGATACCGCTCAAACTGTCGATTGCGATACAACTGCCATAAGTTATTCACAGGATCTCGTGCCTATTCTCAATCAATATTGCGTTAGTTGCCATACAACATCAAGCCCTTCAGGAGGAGTTGCCCTTGATAATTATTCGTCTGTAAAAACTGTTGCCGACAATGGCCGGTTGTATGGAAGCATTGCGCGCTTGCCCGGCTACGTTCCGATGCCTTACGGACAAGGTCCGCTCGATTCATGTATTGTCATTAAGTTTGACGCCTGGATAAAAGCCGGAGCGCCTAACAATTAATTTGTAAATGTATGAAAAATTTGATGATGCTTATTTTTTTATTGACTTTTTCCTTGCTGTCGACGGCTCAAGAGGATGATCTTTTGAACGAATTGATGAACGAAGTAAAAGACGAAGTTTCAAAAAAAGAAATAACCAAAGCTACATTTAAATCAACCCGCATCATCACAGCTCACTCTGTGGAAATGCCTGCCCATGGAGTGTTGGAATTTCGCATTTCCCATCGTTTTGGTGCTATCAACAGCGGACCTTATAATTTTTTCGGATTAGATCAATCTTTCATTCGCCTGGCACTCGAATACGGATTTTTTAAATGGGCTGCTGTCGGCATTGGCCGAAGCTCGTTTGAAAAAACCGTTGACGGATATCTAAAATTTAAATTGCTTCCTCAAAGCAATCAAGTGCCTGTTTCGATCGTATGGCTTTCGACCATGGACATCAACACCCTCAAATGGGAAAATCCTGAACGTAAGAATTACTTCTCATCACGCTTGGCATACAATCACCAAATTTTGATCGCCCGGAAATTTAATGAACAATTTTCCTTGCAAATTATGCCCACGCTCACCCATAAAAACCTTGTTACCCTCAACAAAGACAAAAATGATATTTTTTCTCTGGGTACCGGCGGTAGAATAAAACTAACCAAACGCACCTCGTTCAATTGGGAGTATTTTTATGTGTTCCCCAATCAAATTTTTTCTTATACATACAATCCTCATTATATTGCCATTGGTTTTGACATCGAAACAGGAGGGCATGTTTTTCAACTGCAATTTACCAATTCGGTGGGAATGATCGAGCGTCATTTCATCACACAAACACAAGACAGTTTCTTTCATGGTGGCATACATTTTGGTTTTAATATCTCCAGAGTATTCACAATTAAAAACTATAACAAATGAAAACCATTTTAAAAACATACATTCTTTTGCCTGTTTTCCTGATTTCAACCATTCAGGCGCAAACCTTAAAAACCGATTCCACTTATGTGCGTTTTTTTTCTGAAGCCCCGCTCGAAAATATCGAAGCCGATAATAAGCTATCCAAAGGCATTATCAATCTTGAGAAAAAAGAAATTGCATTTGTCGTTCCCATCAAAGGATTTCATTTTGAAAAGGCCCTGATGGAAGAACATTTCAACGAAAACTACATGGAAAGCGACAAATACCCACTGGCTACATTCAAGGGCAGCTTCGACCATCTTCCCGAATTAAAGCAAGGCGTTCCTGTAGAAGTAGTTTTTAAAGGAAAACTTACTATTCATGGTGTGGAAAAAGACAGAGAAATTCCTGCGAAACTTACCTTATTGCCCGGAGGACTAATCATTGGAGAAACCAAATTTATGGTAAAAACCGCCGACCACAACATTGAAATACCAAAACTGGTGGTCAAAAACATAGCCGAAGAAATCGAAGTGACCGTAAAGGCCTACTTCAGCAAGAAATGATTTTTTTATTTTGATTGTGTAAACCGACGTATTTACAGCTGAATCTTATCAATCTATTATTCACAACTTCACATAAAAAGTTTTAATTTCTTTAATTTTTTTTGCAAAAAATATCATTTTTATATTTTCGTGAAAAATTAGTTGTGCATATTCATCGAATAAATTATCATTGTAAACAGTTTTAATAACTACAGGAATTTATGAACTTGAAAGAACAAAAATTTTACAAAACATTGCAAGATGTATTCATTGGAGCCAAAATTGAAGGCACCGGCGGCTTTGTCAATTTGATGAGAATAAAGTCAAACTATTATCGGAAAATAGAACAGCTGCTGAAAGATGATATAAACAAAGCATTGCGGCAATATCCCGCTTTTCGGGAAGAACTGTTCGATAAGCTTTATTCGTTTTTCAGCCGCTATTTTTCAAGCAATGGTTCAATTTATTACAATCAAACACCTTTTCACAACAATATTTACGAAAGGGTCTATACCAACGAAAAAGATGTTGTCTTGTTTTGGAAAACACAGATGCTCTATTATGTTAAAACCGACCGCATTTTCAGAAGTTTGGAAATTGAGTCCGATGGATTTAAGTTTTTCTTTGATGTCTCAAAATTGGAGCATAAAAAAGCCAATGAAAGACGCAACTTGATTTATGAATTAAAAGAAGTTAAGCCCGGCGGTATTGTGGTTTTTGATGTACTTTATTCGGAAAAGGGAAGAGTTACCAAAACGGATGATATACTCAAAGCACTTAAAAAACAAAATACGCAAATGGATGAAGAGCAACTGGAACGTGCTTTCCGGATATTTGAGCGCCAAAGCGAAGTGGACTTTTTCATCAACAAAAACGCCAAGGCATTTTTGCAGGAGCAGTTTAAGTTATGGAGTTATCAATACTTTTGGGAGGGGGCAAAAGAATGGACCGCAGACAGAGTCAATCAGCTGCAAATCCTCAAAGACATTGCATATAAAGTTATTGACTTCATTGGGCAGTTTGAAGACGAACTGGTAAAGATATGGAACAAGCCGAAGTTTGTAAAAAACGCCCATTATGTGATTTCTCTAGACAGAATAGGGGATATTGGTTTGATAGAGAAACTTCTGTCACACGAAGGCATACAAGAGCAAAGTAAAGAATGGCAGTACTTGGGCTTTGTAGATGATGCCTTCAAGGTAGAAGAGGTTTTTGAAACAGATTTGATGGGCAAGAAACTTTCGGATAAATACAAACATCTTCCCATTGATACCAAGTATTTCAAAGATTTAGAATTGGAAATTTTAAGTTTATTTGATGATTTAGATAAGGCATTGGATGGCCGATTGATAAAAAGCGATAATTATCAGGCACTAAATACCATTCTGCCGAAATTCAAAGAAAAAGTGCAGACAATTTATATTGATCCACCGTTTAATTTGGACAGCAGTGACCAATTTTTATACCGCACAAATTATAAAGATGCCAACTGGGCAACATTGCTGGAAAACCGATTACGTATTGCCAAAGAATGGCTGAATGAAAGAGGTAGTATTTTTGTTAGGTGTGATTATAATGGCAATTGGATTGTGAGATGTTTGATGGATGAGATTTTTGGAAGGGAGAATTTTAGGAATGAGATTGTAATCAGATAGAACCAGAGCAAAGCAAAAAGTTGAGAGTCAATTCATCCAACAAACTGAGAGTTTATTTTTCTATTCTAAAGGAAGCAAGGTTTTATTAAATAGAAATTGAAAGGGAAAGAGAACCAGAATGGCATTCTTGTGACTTCATTCTTCCAAGGTCTGATGATCAAGCCAAGAATAATTTTGGGGAAAGAATATTACCCGCCAAAAGGTAGAAGACTGGGCTTTATTCCCAAAACAGAATAGACAAATTTTGAAAAAGCGGGGAAAATAATGAATAAATGAAAATTTAAGCTATATAGATTGCAGGGGAAATGTAATACAAGGGGTTCCTGAAATTGTTATATGACACCGAACTCGTTGGTAATGAGTGGCTCGATATTTCTGGATATTCGCAAGCTCAACATTTCTCCACTGAAAATTCTGAAACTCTTCTAAAACGAGTTATTGAATCTGCTTCCAACGAAGGAGATTTAGTTTTAGACTTCTTCCTCGGCTCAGGCACGACAACAGCCGTAGCCCACAAACTTGGCAGAAAGTGGATTGGCGTTGAGATGGGAGAACATTTTTATAGTGTGGTTTTACCAAGAATGAAAAAGGTTTTGGCGTATGACAAGTCTGGTATTTCAAAAGAAGTTAAGGAATATCAGGGTGGTGGCTTCTTCAAATACTATGAACTTGAACAATACGAGGAAGCACTTGCCAATACGGTTTATGAAAATCATGATATGTTTATTGCAGGAAATAAAAGTCCTTATGAGCAATATGTATTTTTAAAAGACGAAAAGATGCTCAATGCATTGGAAATAGATTATGAAAATAACAAAGTAAAAGTGGATTTGGATAAACTTTATCCGAATATAGATATTGCAGAAACTTTGTCTAACTTAACCGGAAAGTGGATAAAGAAAATAAAAGATGCAGAAGTAGAGTTTGAAGACGGAACAAAAATCAATTTAAGAGACTTAGATTATAAGTTAATAAAACCGTTAATTTGGTGGGAGTGAAAAGTGAATATGGGAAAAAAAGAATTTATACTATTCAATGAACGGTGCAAACTGGGTAAAAGCAGATTTTCATTTGCATTCACCTTATGTACATTCTTTTACTTTACCTCCGGGTGCTGATTTAAGTGATATAGACAAGTTGGTCGATTTATACACAGAAAAATTAAAAGAAAGAGAGATTAAAATTGCTGCAATTACCGACTATCAGCAAATCAGAATAGATTTTTTTGAAAAACTACAATCGAAGGCGGAACAAAATGGTATTTATATCTTTCCCGGTGTGGAACTGTCGGTAAACTACGGTAAAGGATTACATATACTTTTAATTTTTGAATATAATCAAGATATAGATGGAATAAATGATTATATCAAAGCATTAGATCAAAACCCTCATGAAAATTTAATAAAAAATGATAGAAGTCATCGAGATATTAGTTTGCAGAAAGATTTAAAGTTAATTTTAGAAGAAATTAAATCCAAATTTAATTGTTTATTAATATATCCCCATCCGAATGATAAAAACGGACTATTGAATTCCTTTCAGCCCAAAGAAGCTGCTGAGTTTTTAAAATATGCCGATGCAATTGAGTTTATTGATGAAAGAGATAAAAATAAAATAATAAGTACAGGAGTGTTAGATAAATCATTTTTTACCAACCTCGCTGTTATTGAGAATACTGACCCAAAGTCATTCGATGAAATTGGTTCAAAGCAAAGAAAAAATCAAATCAGAACAACTTATTTAAAACTTAGTAGCGCTTCTATAAATGCTGTTAAACTTGCTTTACACGATCCGTCATTACGAGTGAGTATCTATAACAAACCGGATGCAAAGAAAGACAAAATAGTATCTATAAGAATTAACGGCACATCTTTTTTAAAAAATGTTGAAGTACAATTTAATTCTGATTTAAATACATTTATTGGTGGGCGTGGTGTAGGCAAAT
Coding sequences within it:
- a CDS encoding peptidase S66; translation: MKFPVIPPFLKPGDTIKILSTARKISYEELKPSIALFESWGLNVKTGKTIDAQYNQFAGDDHFRSRDFQEALDDPDVKAIVCGRGGYGTARMIDLVDFSKFRDRPKWIVGFSDVTVLHSHILTNCGVATIHACMPIQIYLGTHQNSTESLRRALFGETLEIQYKIPDSLKPYAKPGKAEAMIAGGNLSILYSLSGTPSQLPPMDMILFLEDLDEYLYHIDRMMNNLYRSGQLDRLQGLIIGGFTSMKDNEIPFGQESEEIIFGYVKEKNIPVAPGFPAGHTFENVALILGHSAILEVDEEKVVLKQNYHGHS
- the frr gene encoding ribosome-recycling factor; the encoded protein is MEDLDIIIEAAKEQMEKAIQHLQHELVKIRAGKANPMMLDGILVEYYGAMTPLNQVSNINTPDARTIMIQPWEKKMLEPIQKAILNSNIGLTPQNNGEVVILNIPPLTEERRKQLVKQAKAEGEHAKIAIRNARKEANDEIKKMQKEGLPEDLCKDAEENVQKLTDEFIAKVDKLIEIKEKEILTV
- a CDS encoding UPF0102 protein: MAIHNDTGKLGEQLAEKYLEEKGFIILEKNFRYKNKEIDIIALKENLLVFIEVKTRTGQWQQPAELISNKKENLLIEAAQKYYEISGRQEEYRFDLVYIYIASPETFEIRHFEDCFRG
- the gdhA gene encoding glutamate dehydrogenase → MSVAKSLKSKINDFLNYVEKRNPNEPEFLQAVKEVAETIIPFIEENPQYKDKMLLERMVEPERVVMFRVPWVDDKGNIHVNRGFRVQMNSAIGPYKGGIRFHPSVNLSKMKFLAFEQTFKNALTTLPLGGGKGGSDFDPRGRSELEIMRFCYSFMNELYRHIGPDSDVPAGDIGVGIREIGFMFAQYKKITNNFHGVFTGKGLSWGGSLIRPEATGFGAVYFAREVMKFHGEDIAGKTVAVSGFGNVAWGVVQKLNEVGAKVLTISGPDGFVYDKDGIKGEEKIEFMREMRASNRDRVKDFADKFGVEFYPNKRPWVVKCDIAMPCATENELNLEDAKELVKNKVKFVCEVANMPTTYDAYKYLTENNVIFVPGKAANAGGVAVSGLEMTQNAMHLSWSREEVDTRLKDIMSNIHFVCVMHGKEKKNINYVKGANIAGFIKVADAMLDQGVV